GCTAAGCCGGCGCGAGCACCCCCACGATCCGCGTCAGGCGGTCTTCGGGGGCCAGGTCGACCTCCACCTTGGCGACCTCGCCGCCCCGGAAGCGATCGAAGTCCGCCTCCCGGAAAACGCCCGGGCGCACCGTCACCACCTGAGGCTTGCGCTCGGCGATGACCGCCACCGTCAGGATCTTCTCGGCGAAGGTCTGGCGGGTGACGCGCAGGAGGCGCTCGGCGTCGTCGAGTTCGAGGTCGGTCGCATCGGCCAAAAAGCCCGTGCCCAGACGGGCGGCGAGGCGCGGGGCGAGATCCTCGCCCGCGCGGCTCGCCGAGAAGAGGAAGATCTCGGGCTTGTAGGCGGCGACCAGCTGGCCCAGGGCCTTGGCGTAGGCCTCGAGCTGGAAGGTCTCGAGCACGGGGTGCTCGGCAAGCATCACCGTGTCAGCCCCGTAGCCGATGAGGTCCTTGGCGAGCGCCTCGCCGCCCGCAAGCACCACCGCCTGCACCCGCGCCCCCAACAGGTCCCCGAGCTCGCGGGCCTTGCCCATGAGCTTGCGGGTCTCGGGGGCGACGTAGCCGCCCTCGGTCTCGACGTAGACCCAGATGTTGCGGTACTCGTTGCCGGTGTTGAGGGTGCCGCTCGCGCTCGCCGCCTCAGCCAGGGCCGCCTCCTGGGACTGGGCCCAGGCGAGCCAGGGGTTGTCCATGTCGTTGCTCATCGCTGCTCTCCTACTTGCCTACCTTGGCCACGCGCACGACCTTGGTCAGCGCGCCCGCGAGCCCCACCGTCTGCGGCGCCACCCCGAGATCCGCGAGGGTCCAGGTGGTGAGGGGCTTCTTGGCCGCCTTCATGATGCCCATGGCGGTCGCCAGGCGCGGGGTCTTGGCCTCGCGGGTCACCGAGGCGACCGCGGGCAGCGGGCACTCGATCTGCTGGTGGGCATCACCCCACGCTTGCTCGGCGACGAGCTTGCCGTCCGAGAGGGTGGCCGCGCGGATCGCCGAGACCAGCGGCCGCTCGGCGAGCTCGGCGACCATGGGGGCGATCGCCCCGGTCCAGCCGTCGATCGAACGGCGCCCGGTCAAGAGCAGATCCACCGGCCCGAGCTTGTCGAGCGCCGCCTTGAGGACCCGGGCGGTCGCGAGCGCGTCCGAGCCCGCCGCCAGCGGGTCGGTGACGAGGACGGCCTCGTCGGCGCCCATGGCGAGGGCCTCCTTGAGGGCGTCGCGGGCCGTCTCGGGGCCCATGGAAAGGACCGTGATCTTGTCGGCGGGGCCCTTGAGGCCAAGCGCCAGCTCCAGGGCGTACTTGTCCTCGGGGTTGATGATGCCCTTGGTCAGATCCCGCGCCACGACCCCGGTCTTGGGATCGAGCTTGACGTCGGTCGTGTCGGGGACCTGCTTGATGGCGACGACGATGTGATGGCTAGCCATGCCCGAAAGCCTCTCCGTTTCTCGTGATGTCTCGCAGTCGAACGAAGTTAGTGAACACTCACTAATGTACCCCAAAAAATCGCTTCCGTCCCGCCGAAAAGTATCGGCGATCGCAAGCGAGGGTATAAGGAAGTGCCCGCCGCCTTCGACGCTCCAGAGAGATGGACTTGATGCCGAGACGCTCGCCCCTACGCCACGGCGCCCTGCTTTTGCTCCTGGTCGGCCAGGTCGGCTGCGCCCCCCATGTCGCAGGCGTCGGGACCGACGGTCTTGAAGGCTTCTCGGGCCAGGTCATCGGCCTCGACGGCAAGCCCGCGGCGGGCGTGACGGTGAGGGGCTACCTGGTTTCCAACAACGCGGCGAACCTCGTCTCCAACAACGCCGCCACCTACCGGATCGCCGCGAGCAACGGCCTCGAAGCCCGCAGCGACGCCCAGGGCCACTTCAAACTCGAAGCCTCCAAGGGCGCGGCCCTCAACGTGGAGGCCATCCTCTCGGACAACGTCAAGGCCCTGAGGCTCAACGTGGGCGCAGGGGCGAGCGACCTGCGCCTGATGCTCGCGCGGACCGGCCAGATCACAGGCCGGGTCACCGCCCCCTCGCGGCCCGAGGTCACGAACCTCGAAGGCGCCGAGGTCTTCATCCCGGGGCTGCCCTACCAGGTCCGCACCACCCAGGCCGGCAGCTACGCCCTGCTCAACGTACCGGTCGGCACCTTCGAGCTGGTCGCCAAGAAGGACGGCCTCGGCTCCGCCCGGCGCTCGGGGGTCCAGGTCCAGTCCGAAGCGACCACCCAGGCCGACGATCTCGCCCTCTCGACCGAGATGCCGACCATCTCGGCGGTCCAGCCCGCCCACGCCGCGCCGGGCGAGGTCGTCACCCTCACGGGCGAGCACTTCGGCACCTCCTCGGGTGCTCCGCTGCGGGTCGACTTCAGCGCCGCCCCCGCCACGGCCATCGAGCGCGTGGACGACCGGACCCTCAAGGTGACCGTCCCCGCCGGGGCCGTCACCGGCGACCTCTCGATCACCGTCGGGGGCGTCCAGAGCGCCGGGGTGCCCTTCACGGTGCTCGCCTCGCTCACCCTGGGCTTCGGCAACACCTTCCTGGCCGTCGGCGAGGAGCGTGCGCTCGGGCTCAGCGTCCGGGACACGGGCAACAAGGTCGTCGCCAACCCGCAGGTGCGCTGGACGGTGCAAGGAGAGGCGATCGCCCTCGAAAACGGGAAGCTGAAGGCCCTCAAGACCGGTACTGCGACCCTGCGCGCCGAGTCCGGGCGGCTTGCGATCGCTCGCACCGTCCGGGTGCTTGCGCGCCACCCCGAGGTCAGCACCCTCGCGGGCGGCTTCAACGACCCCTGGGATCCGCTGGACGACTACCTCGACGGCCTCGGCACCGCGGCGCGCTTCTACCGGCCGATCGGTCTTGCCTTCGACGCGCTCGGCAACCTCCTGGTGGCCGACCTCAAGAACCAGCGGATCCGCCAGATCGCCTCAGGCGGGATGGTGAGCACCCT
The DNA window shown above is from bacterium and carries:
- a CDS encoding electron transfer flavoprotein subunit alpha/FixB family protein, yielding MSNDMDNPWLAWAQSQEAALAEAASASGTLNTGNEYRNIWVYVETEGGYVAPETRKLMGKARELGDLLGARVQAVVLAGGEALAKDLIGYGADTVMLAEHPVLETFQLEAYAKALGQLVAAYKPEIFLFSASRAGEDLAPRLAARLGTGFLADATDLELDDAERLLRVTRQTFAEKILTVAVIAERKPQVVTVRPGVFREADFDRFRGGEVAKVEVDLAPEDRLTRIVGVLAPA
- a CDS encoding carboxypeptidase regulatory-like domain-containing protein, encoding MPRRSPLRHGALLLLLVGQVGCAPHVAGVGTDGLEGFSGQVIGLDGKPAAGVTVRGYLVSNNAANLVSNNAATYRIAASNGLEARSDAQGHFKLEASKGAALNVEAILSDNVKALRLNVGAGASDLRLMLARTGQITGRVTAPSRPEVTNLEGAEVFIPGLPYQVRTTQAGSYALLNVPVGTFELVAKKDGLGSARRSGVQVQSEATTQADDLALSTEMPTISAVQPAHAAPGEVVTLTGEHFGTSSGAPLRVDFSAAPATAIERVDDRTLKVTVPAGAVTGDLSITVGGVQSAGVPFTVLASLTLGFGNTFLAVGEERALGLSVRDTGNKVVANPQVRWTVQGEAIALENGKLKALKTGTATLRAESGRLAIARTVRVLARHPEVSTLAGGFNDPWDPLDDYLDGLGTAARFYRPIGLAFDALGNLLVADLKNQRIRQIASGGMVSTLAGDGTRARLDGKGLLAQFHDPSRFAVAGSDTYVSENGHAIRKIDADGNVTTIAGNGEAGYLDGKGTAARFNFPVGIARDANGNLFVADALNHAIRKIDASGNVTTYAGMGTASGSVDGTLSTARFYEPAGLAFDPQGNLYVADAGNHKIRKITPNGTVSTLAGSGEAGYSDETGPAAKFNGPMDLVMDTQGWLLVADQSNHLIRAIAPNGAVATYAGMGAGYFDAEAPSARFYGPNSLALDGAGNLYVSDSGNDRIRKIRP
- a CDS encoding electron transfer flavoprotein subunit beta/FixA family protein, producing MASHHIVVAIKQVPDTTDVKLDPKTGVVARDLTKGIINPEDKYALELALGLKGPADKITVLSMGPETARDALKEALAMGADEAVLVTDPLAAGSDALATARVLKAALDKLGPVDLLLTGRRSIDGWTGAIAPMVAELAERPLVSAIRAATLSDGKLVAEQAWGDAHQQIECPLPAVASVTREAKTPRLATAMGIMKAAKKPLTTWTLADLGVAPQTVGLAGALTKVVRVAKVGK